DNA sequence from the Vicinamibacteria bacterium genome:
TCACCAATCTGAAGGAGTGGGGCTTTCCCGGGCCGGTCATCCCCGTCCACCCGACCGCCTCCTCGATCGACGATCTTCACGCGGTCTCTTCTCCGGAATCGTTGCCCGAAGGCATCGATCTCGCGGTGGTGGCGATTCCCGCGGCCGGCGTCGGTGAGGCGTTGCACGGATTGGAGCGCGCCGGAGTTCGGGCCGCCATTGTCTTCGCCAACGGTTTTTCCCGAGAGGACGAGGATGCTCTACGCCGTTTCACCCGAACGAGCCGGATCGTCGTCCAGGGTCCGAACTGCATGGGTCTCATCAATTTCACCGATGGGCTGCGGCTCTATCCGACGCGGCCCTCCGAACGGGTCATAGCCGGGAACGTCGCCCTCGTGGCTCAATCAGGATCCGCGGCGATCTCGATCATGAACAGCACCGCGGTCGGGTTTTCGAAAGTCATTACCGTGGGAAGCGAGTTCCAGGTGACGGCGGCCGACTACGTGACCTGGCTGGCGGGCGACGCGGCGACCTCCGTGATCGGTGTCGTGACCGAACGAATCGCACACCCGGTCGCGTTCGCCGAAGCCGCGGAGTCGGCGCATGCCGCCGGCAAAGCCGTCATCGTGTTGAACGTCGGCACGTCGAGCACGGGAACCGCTGCCGCCGCGGCCCATACCGGAGCGCTGATCGGCGAGCGAGATGCCTATGACTGCTACTTCGATGCGTGCGACATCGCGACAGTGCGTGACTACGACGAGCTGATCGCGTCGCTGGAATGCCGGTCGGTAGGCGTGCGAAATTTGAGAGCGGGCGCTCGCCTTGCTGTGGTCGGCATATCCGGGGGCCAGACGGCCCTGGCGTGCGATGTCGCCGAGCAGGCTTCCGTCCCTTTGGCCGGGTTCGACGAGGCGACGAAGAGCGCGCTCCAGCGTTTTCTTCCGGGGTCAACTGGAGAGAACCCGGTCGACATTGGCGCAACCGTGATCGAAGAGGAGCGGCGGATCCGCGAAGCCGCGGACGCCGTACTCGCTGACCCGAACGTCGACGGACTGGCCCTGATACAAGACGCGCAGTCGACGCTCAACCCGCGATCGCTCGCGAGCTACGAGCCCATCCTGACGAGCTACGGCGAGGCAGGTCGGAATGCGAAAAAGCCCGTCGTCATGATCTCGCCGACGTCCGAGGCCCTGCACGAGACCGTCACGCAGAAGCTCACGTCCCATGGTGTGCCGGTGGTCCGGGGCCTGCGAGAGGGCTTCGTTGCCATCGGGAATCTATCCAAGGGAACACCGGGACGCGCCGGCCGCTGGGCGCAGACACACGGGAGGGAGAACCGCGAGCTCCCGTCCGAGGTCGCTGCCCTGGGCGCGGAGATCGAGCGAGACCCAGGACGGTTGCTGGATCTCTACGGGATCCCTCGGGTGCGATCGATCCTCGTCGGGAGCGAGGCCGAAGGAAGGGCGCGCTGCGGTGAACTCGGATTCCCCATGGTCGTCAAGCTCGTTTCGAAAGACGTACCCCATCGCTCGGACGTCGGTGGTGTCGTGCTCGGGGTCGAAGACGAAGAGGGACTCACCACCGCGATTACCTCGATCACGGCCGAGGTGACCTCACGGCTTCCGCATGCCCGAATCGATGGCTTCGAGCTGCAGGAGGAGATCCGGAGCGCCGTCGAGGCGATGGCCGGCTTCACCCGTTCACCACCGTTTGGCGCGCTCGTGGCCGTCGGGACGGGCGGAACGATGGTCGAGCTCGACGCGGACCGCGCGCTCGGTTTGGCGCCGTTGTCGGTCAAGGACACGGAACGGATGATCCGCAAAACGCGGCTGGGACGGCTGCTCGGCGGGTATCGGAACCTGATACCCAACACCAACCTCGAGCCGCTCGCGCGTCTGGTATCCGACCTTTCCCGATTGGCTGCCGATCTCGGTGACACGATCACCGCCTGCGACCTCAACCCGGTCCTGGTGCAGAAGGGGTCGGGCGCCGTTCGCGTCGTCGACGTCCTGGTGATCCGCTGATGACGGGCGAGTCCCTGATTCTCACCGTCGTCGTCGTCTACCTGGTGCTCATCAGCGTTCTCGGCGTCGCTTTGAGAAAACGCATCCACGGCTTCGCCGACTTCATGGTTGCCGGACGCAGCGCGGGGCTCGTGGTAGTGGCCGCTTCGTACGTCGGAAGTCACTTCGGCGGTGGCATGACGGTCGGGGGTGCGGAGCTGGGCGCGCGCAGCGGACTCTCGGGCATCTGGTATGGGGTCGCCTGCGGTTTTTCCTACCTGCTCCTGCTCGTCATCGTACGAAAGGTCTACGCCCTCAAAGGCATGACCGCCGCGGACGTCCTCGAGCACGCTTACGGAACGAAGCGTGTTCGCGCGCTCTTCGCGGTCGTGGCCTTTGCCGGGTCGGTCGGCATCATCGGCGGTCAGATCTTGGCGGGCGGGGCCATGTTCTCCACCTTCGGTGTCTCTCAAGAGCTCGGGGGCATCATCGCGTTCGCCATCATCGTGATCTACTGCGCGCTCTCGGGGCTCTACGGGGTGATGATCACGGACACCATCCAGGTGGCCATCGGCGGATTTGGCGTCGTGCTCGGGGCGGCGCTCGCGCTGAAGAGGATCGGCGGCATCGGGCAGCTTGCGACCCTTCCCGCCGAAGATCTCTCCTTGTTCCCCGCCGATCTCGGCACGCTCGTCTGGCTCGTCGTCCCCGTGACCCTCAACGGCCTCATCTCTCAACCGGCCTATCAGCGGATCAACGCGTGCCGGGACGAGAGGACCGCGGTCCGCGCGCCTTTGTTGGGCGCGCTCGTCGTCATCGTTCTCTCGTTCTTTCCCGTTCTAGCCGGAATGTGCGCGCGGGTGTTGTGGCCCGACATCGATCCGGCCATGGCGGTCCCTCAGCTTCTGAAAGAGGTCTTTCCTCCCGTCGTGGCGGCGATCTTCATTGCCGCCGTCCTCGCCGCGATCATGTCCACGGCAGACAGCGTGCTGCTCGCGGGAGTCGCGAACTTGGTGAGGGACATCTATCAACAGATCTTGCGGCCCGATGCTTCCGACAAGGAGCTTCTCAGGGCCTCGACCCTGGCCACCTTCGCCATTGGGATCGGCGCCCTCGCAGCCACATATCTGGTCCCGACTATCATCGATCTGTTCCTGGCTTCTTACGCCATCCAGGTGTGCGGGGGGCTCATCCCCGTCGTCGGCGCGTTGTTGTGGAAGAAAGGAACGGAGCTCGGCGCGTGGGCCGCTTTCGTCGTCGGCATCGGTTTCGTCTCGCTGAGCACGCTCAAGGTGATCGAGATTCCCTACCACTATGTGGTGGGTTTGGTCCCCGCGCTCGTCGTTTACGTGTGCGTCAGCCTGCTCACCGGTAAGACCCGAGGAGAAAGACGATGAGAGGAGGGTGCCGTCGAGCGCATCAGCGCCGGCCTGAGGGAACGAGACGCTCGAGCTCTTCGAACCAGTTCATCGCCATCGCCGTGGCGGAGAAGATATCCACGGCGAAGAAGGCGAATACGAAGGGTATGCTTCGGCCGGACGAGTCTACGACCTCCGCACTCTTCTCTGTCCGAAACTCGGCCTGCCACGGGTTACCGGTTCAGCGCGTGAGCGCGGGCTCTTTCTCGAACACCCCATGGGAATAGGTGTGCTCGTCGAGATCATTCGTCGCCTGCGCCTGGCGAAGCCAGAGATCCCAGCAGGCGAACAGCTCTTCCTCACTCAGCTCCCTGAGACTCAAGTCCTCCTCGCTGAGGAACTCGTCCCGAATCTCGTTCGCCTTCACGCACGACCTTTTGAGGGTTCGATCGTCGTCGGGAGCACTCCCTCGGCGCGGCTGACGACGATCTCATGCGCTTCGAGGAGGGAAAGCCCCGCCGTCTCCACGGCAACGCTCGGCCATAGTGCGTACCAGTCGGCCGCGGCGTCCCCGTAGGCCTTCAGCCGTGCTTCGTTGAGCCGAATCAATCGCCGCCGTTCGGCGTCGAGCTCCTGTTCCAATCGCTCGCGGCCTTGCGATATGAAGGCGAGCAACGGTCTCGCTTCGGTGAGCCGTTCGCTCACACCCGGGTGCTCACGCGAGAGCCGTATGAGATCTCTGGCGCTACGCGAGTACAGGAGCTCGAGCTCCGGGCGGTTCATCAAACGGGCGAGCTCACCGATCACCGCGTAATCGCGCTCTCGGTTGGTTTTCTTCATCTCCGCGAGCTCAGGTGGATCGAGGAACGGAATGTCCCGGGCCCTCTGCTCGTTCCAGATTCGCGTCAAGTCGGCCTGGGAGATTCGCGGCGGCCTCGTGAAGAAATCCGCACGAACCCGCAGCCCGTCCTCGCGAAACTCGAAGTGAGAGCTCCAGCCGCCGCGCATCCACCGAGCCTCCAGAGGAGCTCCGTAACGATAGCGCGCCCCGTGGGCCTCGAGGACGCTCAACACGTGTCGTAGCGTCTCGTCGTCCTCCCGAAGAATCCAGTCACCATCCTTGCTCATGATGGCAAGACGGTGGAGAACGACCGCCTGCCCGCTGCAAATGATGGCGCGCAGGCGGCCTTCATTGAACTCTCGAGTGAGCCGAAGATAGATGTTCAACTGTCAGCCCCTCGCGTGCGAGCCAGACCTGCAGGCGTCTTCGACGCGCATCCTAGAGGGTGCGGTTCCTCCGCAAGCGCTCGTCGACCAGGCTGACGATTTCGTCCAGGACGTCGGAACGAAGCCCGTACCGCCGCGCGATGCGTTGAACGAGGCAATCCACGCGTTCGATGTGCTTGGCCCCGGCGAATAGCGCACGGATCGCGGAAGAGGGCTTCATGAGCCCCTCGGCCGCTTTCGCGTATTTCTCGAAAGGGACGAGGTCGTCGTCGGAGGCCCCAAGCCGGACGCACAGGTTGCGAGTCCAGTCGTAGATCTGGCGCGAAGTCTCGACCTGCCCGTGGACCGCGTCCCGGATCGAGATCGGATCGTCTCGCCGAATACAACGGTAGTTGCCGGTGATCAGCATCGGCCATTTGGAGAAGGGAACGAAGATCGAGTCGTGGACCCTGAGCTTCACCGGAATCTCGATGGCACCATCGCCGGGGTCGAATCGTACGGCCTCGATGTCGGCCTCGAGGCCGCGAAGAAGCTTCGTGTGCTCCTCGGCTTCGAATCGGGCGGCTTTGAAGTTGGTGGGTAATCCTACCTGGAGAACGTTTTTCGGCTCTCCCGGTGGACGAAACGCCTGAGGATCGGGACTCGCCAGCGTGACCAGGCCAGGCTCGAAGCCTTCCCATACGCGGGGATGCGCGTAGCACTCCGCTAGGCCCTCGGTATCCAGATTCGGAATCCGGTCGAGGTAGGGCAGGGGAGGGATGTTCATGATGGCGAGGCACGGCACCCGCTCTGCGGCTACGCGTCCCATCAGCTCGCGGACCCCCTCTGAGCCGTACTGAGGCTCCTGCATACCGAGCACGACCAGATCGAATGCGCCCGGGTCGACGTGGTCTGGGGAGCTGGCCGAAAGCAAACCGTCGAGCCCTTTCGAGGCGATCTCGACCGGCGTTGCCCGCCCCCGGACGGGCAAGCGTACGAGGGTCCCCTCGCGATTGATCAAATCTGCAGTCGGCTTCGTGCACACCAGCGTCACCGAATGTCCGGCGAGCAACAACTTGGTGCCGAACAAAGAGCCGTAGGAAGCGCCGAGGACGAGTACGTGATGCATCGAGTCAGATCGCGCCTTGCTTGCGGGCAGCTTCTATCTCGTCGTCATCGAGACCGACGACCGACTTCAGAACCTCTTCGGTATGCTCGCCCAGGAGTGGGGAGCGTTGTACCTCGGCGGGTGAGTCCGAAAGCTTGATGGGGTTACCGACCGTCAGATATTTGCCTCGCTCGGGATGGTCGACCTCCACGACCGTCCCCGTTTGTCGGAGCGAGGGCTCGGTCGCGAGCTCCTTCATGGACAGGACCGGCCCGCAAGGCACGTTCAACGGATTGAGGATGTTCATGACCTCCATCTTGTTCTTCGTCATCGTCCACTTCTCGATCTCGCCAAACACCCGGTCGAGCTTCGGCAGGCGTGCCTCGGGCGTGCTCCATTCCGGATCCGAGAGCCAATCCTCGCGACCAATGGCTTTGGCCAGCTCGGGAAAGGCCGCCGACTGGGTGATCACGTAGATATAGGAGTCCGGGTCCGTCTCCCAGCCCTTGCATCGGACGATCCATCCGGGGTGACCACCGCCTGAAGCGTTTCCGGCGCGCGGCACGGCGTCGCCGAATTCACCGTTCGGATACTGGGGATACTCCGTGAGAGGGCCATGCGCGAGCCGCTGCTGGTCGCGGAGCTTCACGCGGCACAAGTTGAGAACGGCGTCCTGCATAGCGCACTCCACCCGCTGGCCCCGACCCGTCCGTTCACGCTGAAAGAGTGCGGCGAGGATGCCGGCCACGAGGTGGATCCCCGTGCCGGAATCGCCGATCTGAGCCCCGGTGACGAGGGGAAAGCCGTCGATCTCACCGGTGGTCGAAGCCGCGCCTCCAGTGCATTGGGCGACGTTCTCGTATACCTTGCAATCGGCGTAGGGGCCGGGGCCGAAGCCCTTGACCGAGGCGTAGATCAAGCGAGGGTTGATCTTCTGGATCTTCTCCCAGGGAAAGCCCATACGATCGATCGCTCCGGGGGCGAAGTTCTCCACCATCACGTCGCAGGCCTCGATCAGCCGGGCGAAGATCTTGTTGCCCGCCTCGGTCTTTGGATTCAATGTGACGCTTCGCTTGTTGCCGTTCAGCATGGTGAAGTAGAGGCTGTCCACGTCGGGTATATCCTGCAGTTGTTTTCGCGTCGCGTCGCCGACCCCGGGTCTTTCGATCTTGATGACGTCGGCCCCGAACCACGCCAGAATCTGGGTACAGGTTGGTCCCGACTGAACGTGCGTCATGTCGAGGATCCGGACACCCTCGAGAGCTTTTCCCATTGCTATCCCTCTTCTCGCCGAGCTTCTTGTCGACGGCCCTCATCTTAACCCCGATGCCTGATTTCGTGAACCTAGATGCCCCAGGAAAACCAGTTGACGAAAGATACGGTGAACAGGGCTAGGCCCATGAGGAAGCCGATCGACAGAAAACGATGAACGAAGCGGTTTCTGCCCCACTCGCCCAGAACCATGAAGCAAGGAAAGAGAACCGCCGAATAACGGGGTGTGCTGGCGAGCACGCCGGTGACGATGGGCAAGCCCATGCTGCCAAGAACGAAGACGGCGGAATCGACGCCAAACCGACGGCCGGCAAGAACGCCCAGTAGCACGGTGGCGAGAACAAAAGACCAGTGGAGGAATGCGTGAGCATCAGCCTCACCCTCGAGCACATCCCCCTCCTGGAGACGCTGGTAGGAGTCCACGAGCTTGAGCCAGGACCCTTCTCCACGACCCCAATTCTCCTGGACGGAAACGAAAGCCAATGGGTCGCCCCGGCTTTCCTCGAGCACGAGGGAGAAGACTGCCGTGCCCGCGGGAATCAGGAGCAACCACATAAGCGTCCAGCCCCGAGCGCGCCGCCCCCCGGCAAAATAGAGAATGAGATGTGCCGGCAACAAGACCACACCCACCAGTCGAGTCATGGCGCTCAGAAAACCCCACAGACCGGCCAACGACCATTGTCCTCGTCGGGCGTGGTACGTGCTGGCGGTTGCGGTACGCAGGAACAGCGACTCGGTGTAGACCGCGGAAAAGAAAACCGCCGCAGGAAAGAGCGCCACATAGTAGATGGTCCGTGAAGCCGCCTCCGGCGAGGCCAGAAGGAGCGTGAGCCGATAGAGATACATGAGCGCTACCAGCAGTGACATGTGCGAGATCGTCACCGCCCCGATCACAAGGGCGTGGTCCGGCGCGAAGCCGAACCATTCGAACAGCGGTGCGATCCCTCGCGACAAGAGTGGATAGAGGGGGAAAAACGCCGGATTGAGCTCGTGACCCGGGCCGGGCGGGTATCCAAAACGCGCGATGTCAAGATAATAGCCGGAGTCCCAGCGCGCCCACATGTCGAAAAACACGTTCTCGGGGAAGACTTGCCACGGCGCTGGCTCTCCGGGTAACAGGGCGAGCCCCAAGAAAGCGATCACGACTACCCAGAATCGAGATATCACGAATACCTCGATGGGCTCGCTTACCCATCGTGGAATTGCCGGCAGGGACACGTCGTCATGGTAGGTCCAGATTTTCATTACCGCTGCAAGTGAAGCCGCGACGGCGAGGGAAAAGGGTCCGCGAAGCCACACAATGCCGAAGAGGGTCATCAAGATCAGCGAAGGAAGGTACGTAACGAGATCGCGATTCAGAATGCACGCCGTGCTTCGCCCGGTGAGCCACGACAGGGTCAGGCCGGTCGCGAGCCAGAGAGCGAGGAAGCCCCCCAGATAGCGGAGATACCAGCGCAACCCATAGGCGAGTTTTCGTTTCCAAGGCGCCTCGATGTGCAGATGGATCGGAACATTGGCCACAAGGTCGGGAGTCTCGTCGAACGACGCCCCCTTCCAGCCAACGAAGGCGTGGGCTTCACGGTACCGACCCCCGACGTTCTTGGCGATACCCAGCAATCGAAGAGCCGCCTGCGCCTCCTCACTGAGAAGTGACGACGCTTCGTCCTTGACGGCGCCGACGACGAGCTTGCCCGAGGGAACGCGCCTCAGGAATCGCGCGAGCTGGCCGGCCGCTTCGGGATTCTTGTGCGTATCGAAATGAACCGACGCATCGACACGACCGGTCGCGTCGTCGACGACGACCAGGTTGTAGCCGCGT
Encoded proteins:
- a CDS encoding acetate--CoA ligase family protein; translated protein: MALSQRGTVLSARLAPMFRDVTALVRPRSVAVVGASSRRVSQGNLVITNLKEWGFPGPVIPVHPTASSIDDLHAVSSPESLPEGIDLAVVAIPAAGVGEALHGLERAGVRAAIVFANGFSREDEDALRRFTRTSRIVVQGPNCMGLINFTDGLRLYPTRPSERVIAGNVALVAQSGSAAISIMNSTAVGFSKVITVGSEFQVTAADYVTWLAGDAATSVIGVVTERIAHPVAFAEAAESAHAAGKAVIVLNVGTSSTGTAAAAAHTGALIGERDAYDCYFDACDIATVRDYDELIASLECRSVGVRNLRAGARLAVVGISGGQTALACDVAEQASVPLAGFDEATKSALQRFLPGSTGENPVDIGATVIEEERRIREAADAVLADPNVDGLALIQDAQSTLNPRSLASYEPILTSYGEAGRNAKKPVVMISPTSEALHETVTQKLTSHGVPVVRGLREGFVAIGNLSKGTPGRAGRWAQTHGRENRELPSEVAALGAEIERDPGRLLDLYGIPRVRSILVGSEAEGRARCGELGFPMVVKLVSKDVPHRSDVGGVVLGVEDEEGLTTAITSITAEVTSRLPHARIDGFELQEEIRSAVEAMAGFTRSPPFGALVAVGTGGTMVELDADRALGLAPLSVKDTERMIRKTRLGRLLGGYRNLIPNTNLEPLARLVSDLSRLAADLGDTITACDLNPVLVQKGSGAVRVVDVLVIR
- a CDS encoding sodium:solute symporter family protein; its protein translation is MTGESLILTVVVVYLVLISVLGVALRKRIHGFADFMVAGRSAGLVVVAASYVGSHFGGGMTVGGAELGARSGLSGIWYGVACGFSYLLLLVIVRKVYALKGMTAADVLEHAYGTKRVRALFAVVAFAGSVGIIGGQILAGGAMFSTFGVSQELGGIIAFAIIVIYCALSGLYGVMITDTIQVAIGGFGVVLGAALALKRIGGIGQLATLPAEDLSLFPADLGTLVWLVVPVTLNGLISQPAYQRINACRDERTAVRAPLLGALVVIVLSFFPVLAGMCARVLWPDIDPAMAVPQLLKEVFPPVVAAIFIAAVLAAIMSTADSVLLAGVANLVRDIYQQILRPDASDKELLRASTLATFAIGIGALAATYLVPTIIDLFLASYAIQVCGGLIPVVGALLWKKGTELGAWAAFVVGIGFVSLSTLKVIEIPYHYVVGLVPALVVYVCVSLLTGKTRGERR
- the frc gene encoding formyl-CoA transferase, with amino-acid sequence MGKALEGVRILDMTHVQSGPTCTQILAWFGADVIKIERPGVGDATRKQLQDIPDVDSLYFTMLNGNKRSVTLNPKTEAGNKIFARLIEACDVMVENFAPGAIDRMGFPWEKIQKINPRLIYASVKGFGPGPYADCKVYENVAQCTGGAASTTGEIDGFPLVTGAQIGDSGTGIHLVAGILAALFQRERTGRGQRVECAMQDAVLNLCRVKLRDQQRLAHGPLTEYPQYPNGEFGDAVPRAGNASGGGHPGWIVRCKGWETDPDSYIYVITQSAAFPELAKAIGREDWLSDPEWSTPEARLPKLDRVFGEIEKWTMTKNKMEVMNILNPLNVPCGPVLSMKELATEPSLRQTGTVVEVDHPERGKYLTVGNPIKLSDSPAEVQRSPLLGEHTEEVLKSVVGLDDDEIEAARKQGAI
- a CDS encoding interleukin-like EMT inducer domain-containing protein, producing the protein MKLEPRLIVAGIALGLALAGATDLCLDTSVLSRSRELDRREIIETSLLLPRAPVDLLIRSAGKTSFEEESPYAEIHVGGRDVSQAERGYNLVVVDDATGRVDASVHFDTHKNPEAAGQLARFLRRVPSGKLVVGAVKDEASSLLSEEAQAALRLLGIAKNVGGRYREAHAFVGWKGASFDETPDLVANVPIHLHIEAPWKRKLAYGLRWYLRYLGGFLALWLATGLTLSWLTGRSTACILNRDLVTYLPSLILMTLFGIVWLRGPFSLAVAASLAAVMKIWTYHDDVSLPAIPRWVSEPIEVFVISRFWVVVIAFLGLALLPGEPAPWQVFPENVFFDMWARWDSGYYLDIARFGYPPGPGHELNPAFFPLYPLLSRGIAPLFEWFGFAPDHALVIGAVTISHMSLLVALMYLYRLTLLLASPEAASRTIYYVALFPAAVFFSAVYTESLFLRTATASTYHARRGQWSLAGLWGFLSAMTRLVGVVLLPAHLILYFAGGRRARGWTLMWLLLIPAGTAVFSLVLEESRGDPLAFVSVQENWGRGEGSWLKLVDSYQRLQEGDVLEGEADAHAFLHWSFVLATVLLGVLAGRRFGVDSAVFVLGSMGLPIVTGVLASTPRYSAVLFPCFMVLGEWGRNRFVHRFLSIGFLMGLALFTVSFVNWFSWGI